In one Azospirillum sp. TSH100 genomic region, the following are encoded:
- a CDS encoding GDP-L-fucose synthase translates to MDRNSRIFVAGHRGLVGSAILRQLTEAGHTDLVIRDRSQLDLTDQAAVRAFFDREGIEQVILAAAKVGGILANDRFGGDFIRDNLLIQNNVIDAAWRAGVKKLLFLGSSCLYPKHAEQPIKEEALLSGPMEPSNKPYAVAKIAGITMCQAYRRQYGFNAICAMPSNLYGPGDHFEPETSHALPGMIRRFHDAKMAGDPTVTLWGTGTPRREFLYVDDMADACIHLMDHYDSEEIINVGPGDDIAISSLAAAIRDTVGYTGTLTHDLSKPDGHPRKLMDVSRLFATGWRPKVSLEEGLRCTYDWFLENAAPERRQASRQAAE, encoded by the coding sequence ATGGACCGCAACAGCCGCATCTTCGTCGCCGGCCACCGGGGACTCGTCGGATCCGCCATTCTGCGGCAGTTGACCGAGGCCGGGCACACCGACCTCGTGATCCGCGACCGGTCGCAGCTCGACCTGACCGATCAGGCGGCGGTGCGCGCCTTCTTCGACCGCGAGGGCATCGAACAGGTGATCCTGGCCGCGGCGAAGGTGGGCGGCATCCTCGCCAATGACCGGTTCGGCGGCGATTTCATCCGCGACAACCTGCTGATCCAGAACAACGTCATCGACGCCGCCTGGCGCGCCGGCGTGAAGAAGCTGCTGTTCCTCGGCTCCTCCTGCCTCTATCCGAAGCATGCGGAACAGCCGATCAAGGAGGAGGCGCTGCTGTCCGGCCCGATGGAGCCGAGCAACAAGCCCTACGCCGTCGCCAAGATCGCCGGCATCACCATGTGCCAGGCCTACCGGCGCCAGTACGGTTTCAACGCCATCTGCGCCATGCCGTCCAACCTCTATGGCCCCGGCGACCATTTCGAGCCTGAGACCTCGCATGCTCTGCCGGGCATGATCCGTCGCTTCCATGACGCCAAGATGGCGGGCGACCCGACGGTCACCCTGTGGGGTACCGGCACGCCGCGGCGCGAGTTCCTCTATGTCGATGACATGGCCGATGCCTGCATCCATCTGATGGACCATTACGACAGCGAGGAGATCATCAATGTCGGCCCCGGCGACGACATCGCCATATCCTCCCTCGCCGCCGCGATCCGCGACACCGTCGGTTACACCGGCACGCTGACCCACGATCTGAGCAAGCCCGACGGCCACCCGCGCAAGCTGATGGACGTGTCCCGCCTGTTCGCCACCGGCTGGCGCCCGAAGGTGTCGCTGGAGGAGGGGCTCCGCTGCACCTACGACTGGTTCCTGGAGAATGCGGCACCCGAGCGCCGTCAGGCGTCCAGGCAGGCAGCGGAGTAA
- a CDS encoding glycosyltransferase family 4 protein, giving the protein MPDDSIHLRPPVFDRPASKASAGAPSLADVPVPEELLLVAQSYWPEPAGSAPMMTDLATAFAAAGAETTVLTARPNYPGNTVYDGYADGSQDSRTVDGVLIERLHTIPPAGGGMKARLIHEGVLHAGFAAARARGRVGRHAAVLSLCPSILSVAIANRFKAPGGRHIAIVHDIQSGLAGALGMGGKAAVKAIRAMERAALNSADAIVVLSEPMRGVLEELGVTRPIHVIPPHVDADAVYPLPRPDQPPTALYSGAFARKQGLEQVLDMAGHLAELMPQARIRLRGQGGLEEELKSRARAMGLGNVIFQPLAPKDQLNEAMAEGDVHLVPQRPEGAAFAMPGKAVTILAAGRPFVSTCLPGSALATLEAQVGAFLCTPPEEPRAMAEAVAALLSDPARATAMGRRGRAWVEANATRAVALDRYARLLLGEAA; this is encoded by the coding sequence ATGCCGGACGATTCCATCCATCTGCGGCCGCCGGTCTTCGACCGGCCGGCTTCCAAGGCTTCAGCGGGCGCGCCGTCCCTGGCGGACGTGCCCGTGCCGGAAGAACTGCTGCTCGTGGCGCAGAGCTATTGGCCGGAACCGGCCGGCAGCGCCCCGATGATGACCGACCTCGCCACTGCCTTCGCGGCGGCCGGGGCGGAGACGACGGTGCTGACCGCGCGTCCCAACTATCCCGGCAACACGGTCTATGACGGCTATGCCGACGGGTCGCAGGACAGCAGGACGGTGGACGGGGTGCTGATCGAGCGTCTGCACACCATCCCGCCGGCCGGCGGCGGCATGAAGGCCCGGCTGATCCACGAGGGCGTGCTGCATGCCGGCTTCGCCGCGGCCCGCGCCCGCGGCCGGGTCGGACGGCATGCCGCGGTGCTGTCGCTCTGCCCGTCGATCCTGTCGGTGGCCATCGCCAACCGCTTCAAGGCGCCGGGCGGCCGCCACATCGCCATCGTCCACGACATCCAGTCCGGCCTTGCCGGCGCTCTGGGCATGGGCGGCAAGGCGGCGGTCAAGGCGATCCGCGCCATGGAACGCGCCGCGCTGAACAGCGCCGACGCCATCGTCGTCCTGTCGGAGCCGATGCGCGGCGTGCTGGAGGAACTGGGCGTCACCCGGCCGATCCATGTGATCCCGCCCCATGTCGACGCCGACGCCGTCTATCCGCTGCCGCGTCCCGACCAGCCGCCGACCGCGCTCTACAGCGGTGCCTTCGCCCGCAAGCAGGGGCTGGAGCAGGTGCTGGACATGGCCGGTCATCTGGCGGAGCTGATGCCGCAGGCCCGCATCAGGCTGCGCGGGCAGGGCGGCCTGGAGGAGGAGCTGAAGTCGCGCGCCCGCGCCATGGGGCTGGGCAACGTGATCTTCCAGCCGCTGGCGCCGAAGGACCAGCTGAACGAGGCGATGGCGGAGGGCGACGTCCATCTCGTGCCGCAGCGGCCCGAGGGGGCGGCCTTCGCCATGCCCGGCAAGGCGGTGACCATCCTCGCCGCCGGCCGGCCCTTCGTCAGCACCTGCCTGCCGGGATCGGCGCTCGCCACGCTGGAGGCGCAGGTCGGCGCCTTCCTGTGCACCCCGCCGGAGGAGCCGCGCGCAATGGCGGAAGCGGTGGCGGCGCTGCTGTCGGACCCTGCCCGCGCCACCGCCATGGGCCGCCGTGGCCGCGCCTGGGTGGAGGCGAACGCCACCCGCGCCGTGGCGCTCGACCGCTACGCCCGCCTTCTGTTGGGAGAGGCAGCATGA
- a CDS encoding glycosyltransferase family 4 protein: MKKPALVFSWEMFGPYHMDRLEAVGRRLGHVYDVIGLEVGSKSHTYAWDSTGTGQNFRKITLFPGQSKADLSTATVYRALLRECRRADARYVFLCHYEDPDVFALALTMRLMGRKVINMNASKYDDKPRVLWREMVKSVFYSPYQAGIGGSHRTVDYFRLLGLPKDRLYIGYDTLSLDRIRRLSGMEPAPGGVPFADRHFTIIARFVPKKNLFRAVEAYDIYRRLAGPAARPLHLCGSGPLEAELRAEVTRRGLDGAIVFRGFLQEKGIAETLGSTLCLLLPSLEEQFGLVVNEALAMGVPTILSDQCGARDVLIRSGLNGHIVEPDNPEGLARYMLSVAGDEDEWRRLSLNGRPFQALADASFFALSVEKAVVALGGPKAERSADTDYASDYSADPEGGQHGRSTGAALTGS, encoded by the coding sequence ATGAAGAAGCCCGCGCTGGTCTTCAGTTGGGAGATGTTCGGCCCCTACCACATGGACCGGCTGGAAGCGGTCGGCCGGCGGCTGGGCCATGTCTATGACGTGATCGGGCTGGAGGTCGGGTCGAAATCGCACACCTACGCCTGGGATTCGACCGGGACCGGGCAGAATTTCCGCAAGATCACCCTGTTCCCCGGCCAGTCGAAGGCCGACCTGTCGACGGCCACGGTCTACCGCGCCCTGCTGCGCGAATGCCGGCGTGCCGACGCGCGCTATGTCTTCCTCTGCCATTACGAGGATCCGGATGTCTTCGCGCTCGCCCTGACCATGCGGCTGATGGGGCGCAAGGTCATCAACATGAACGCGTCGAAGTATGACGACAAGCCGCGCGTGCTGTGGCGTGAGATGGTCAAGAGCGTCTTCTACTCCCCCTATCAGGCCGGGATCGGCGGAAGTCACCGCACGGTGGATTACTTCCGCCTGTTGGGCCTCCCGAAGGACAGACTCTATATCGGGTATGACACGCTGTCGCTGGACCGCATCCGCCGACTGTCCGGGATGGAGCCGGCCCCTGGTGGAGTACCCTTCGCCGACCGCCACTTCACCATCATCGCGCGTTTCGTCCCGAAGAAGAACTTGTTCCGGGCGGTCGAAGCCTACGACATTTACCGGCGGCTGGCCGGTCCGGCCGCCCGACCGCTGCACCTCTGCGGGTCCGGTCCGCTGGAGGCGGAACTGCGGGCCGAGGTGACGCGGCGCGGGCTGGACGGGGCGATCGTCTTCCGCGGTTTCCTGCAGGAGAAGGGGATCGCCGAGACTCTCGGATCGACGCTCTGCCTGCTTCTGCCGTCGCTGGAGGAGCAGTTCGGGCTGGTGGTGAACGAGGCGCTCGCCATGGGTGTTCCGACCATCCTGTCCGACCAGTGCGGGGCGCGCGACGTGCTGATCCGCAGCGGGCTGAACGGCCACATCGTGGAGCCGGACAACCCCGAGGGGCTGGCGCGCTACATGCTGTCGGTGGCGGGGGACGAGGATGAATGGCGCCGTCTGAGCCTGAACGGGCGGCCCTTCCAGGCGTTGGCCGACGCCAGCTTCTTCGCCCTGTCGGTGGAGAAGGCCGTGGTGGCGCTGGGCGGCCCGAAGGCGGAGCGCAGCGCGGACACCGACTATGCGTCCGATTATTCCGCCGACCCGGAGGGTGGCCAGCATGGCCGGTCGACCGGAGCGGCACTGACCGGGAGTTGA
- a CDS encoding glycosyltransferase family 4 protein: MERNARTHVVVSGRLPPPVDGMSRVTALVLERLKDRMRGRGRVEVADLSPGWNGGGAVYHLRKMTRVFGTMGRLAAGLRKPDRRFYMPADSGWGTLYTAALAGTARLLGYEQVLHHHSFATISKPTWRMRLLTRIAGADCTHVLLCPAMQMRFQSIYPAARTCMTMSNAIFSAPDAAPRQRRDGPLRIGHLSNLCSDKGLDTLFTLLRALQLEGVDAKLVLAGPGLKPRDNAMIAAGLMAFDGAVEYHGPVHGEAKEAFYRDIDVFVFPTQYRNEAQPLVLFEAMAAGVPVLAYERGCIGSDIPADGLVPQNANFVKAAVPILAAWADDREALAAASAQTLTRARVAYETSRTGLDLLLDRIAGPHPAAAAATVPAKRRVAG; this comes from the coding sequence ATGGAACGGAACGCGCGCACCCATGTGGTCGTCTCCGGGCGCCTGCCGCCGCCGGTGGATGGGATGAGCCGGGTGACGGCCCTGGTGCTGGAGCGTCTGAAGGACCGCATGCGGGGGCGCGGCCGCGTGGAGGTCGCCGACCTGTCGCCCGGCTGGAACGGTGGCGGCGCCGTCTATCACCTGCGCAAGATGACGCGTGTTTTCGGCACCATGGGCCGGCTCGCCGCCGGGCTGCGCAAGCCCGACCGCCGCTTCTACATGCCGGCGGATTCCGGCTGGGGCACGCTCTACACGGCCGCCCTTGCCGGGACGGCGCGGCTGCTCGGCTACGAGCAGGTGCTGCACCATCATTCCTTCGCCACCATCAGCAAACCGACCTGGCGGATGCGGCTGCTGACCCGGATCGCCGGGGCCGACTGCACCCATGTGCTGCTGTGCCCGGCGATGCAGATGCGCTTCCAGTCGATCTATCCGGCGGCGCGCACCTGCATGACCATGTCGAACGCCATCTTCTCCGCCCCCGATGCCGCTCCGCGCCAGCGGCGCGACGGCCCCCTGCGCATCGGCCACCTGTCGAACCTGTGCAGCGACAAGGGGCTGGACACGCTGTTCACCCTGCTGCGCGCGTTGCAGCTGGAGGGGGTGGACGCGAAGCTGGTGCTGGCCGGTCCGGGGCTGAAGCCGAGGGACAATGCGATGATCGCAGCCGGGCTGATGGCCTTCGACGGGGCGGTGGAGTATCACGGCCCGGTGCATGGCGAGGCCAAGGAGGCCTTCTACCGCGACATCGACGTCTTCGTCTTCCCCACCCAATACCGCAACGAAGCGCAGCCGCTGGTCCTGTTCGAGGCGATGGCCGCCGGCGTGCCGGTGCTGGCCTATGAGCGCGGCTGCATCGGCTCCGACATTCCAGCCGACGGGCTGGTGCCGCAGAATGCCAACTTCGTCAAGGCGGCCGTTCCGATCCTGGCGGCCTGGGCCGATGATCGCGAGGCGCTCGCCGCCGCCTCGGCCCAGACGCTGACCCGCGCCCGCGTCGCCTACGAGACCAGCCGCACCGGCCTGGACCTGCTGCTCGACCGCATCGCCGGGCCGCATCCGGCCGCCGCTGCCGCCACCGTGCCGGCCAAGCGCCGCGTGGCCGGGTAG
- a CDS encoding Lrp/AsnC family transcriptional regulator produces MPAILSETDIRILVALQEDSRLTVQELADRVGTSPSSCWRRLKSLEETGVIRRYTALVDPKAASVGECVFAHVTLDHHSAETAAIFIDAVRKRPEVLECYAVSGDADYLLRVAVRAIADYNRFLEEFVFQLPFQVRIRSNFALKEIKFETALPLGGPLGVGA; encoded by the coding sequence TTGCCCGCCATATTATCGGAAACCGACATCAGAATCCTGGTCGCCTTGCAGGAGGATTCGCGGCTGACCGTGCAGGAACTGGCCGACCGCGTCGGCACCTCGCCGTCCTCCTGCTGGCGTCGGCTGAAGTCGCTGGAGGAGACCGGAGTGATCCGCCGCTATACGGCGCTGGTCGATCCGAAGGCGGCTTCGGTCGGCGAATGCGTCTTCGCCCATGTGACGCTCGACCACCATTCGGCCGAGACCGCCGCAATCTTCATCGACGCGGTGCGCAAACGGCCGGAGGTGCTGGAATGCTACGCGGTGTCGGGCGATGCGGATTATCTTCTGCGGGTCGCGGTGCGGGCGATCGCCGACTACAACCGCTTCCTCGAAGAGTTCGTCTTCCAGCTGCCCTTCCAGGTCCGCATCCGATCCAACTTCGCCCTGAAGGAAATCAAGTTCGAGACAGCCCTGCCATTGGGAGGGCCATTGGGGGTCGGGGCGTAG
- the hppD gene encoding 4-hydroxyphenylpyruvate dioxygenase, which yields MADMWENPMKTDGFEFIEFTAPDTVALGRLFEQLGFTAIARHRSKDVTLYRQGDVNFIVNAEPSGFPRNFAAQHGPSICAIAFRVADAAFAYRRAVDLGAWGVENRVGAMELNIPAIKGIGDSLIYLVDRYGGRGSIYEVDFVPLPGVDQHPQGAGLTYIDHLTHNVHTGRMEEWADFYTRLFGFREIRYFDIEGKLTGLRSKAMTSPCGKIRIPINESADNKSQIVEYLRDYKGEGIQHVALGTNDIIHTVELMRGMGTPFQDTPDTYYERVDGRVPGHNQDLKRLQANRILIDGAPTEGQGLLLQIFTQNVIGPIFFEIIQRIGNEGFGEGNFKALFESIELDQIRRGVLSENAA from the coding sequence ATGGCCGACATGTGGGAAAACCCGATGAAGACCGACGGGTTCGAGTTCATCGAATTCACCGCCCCGGACACCGTGGCCCTGGGCCGCCTGTTCGAGCAGCTGGGCTTCACCGCCATCGCCCGCCACCGGTCGAAGGACGTGACGCTCTACCGCCAGGGTGACGTGAACTTCATCGTCAATGCCGAGCCGTCGGGCTTTCCGCGCAACTTCGCCGCCCAGCATGGCCCGTCGATCTGCGCCATCGCCTTCCGCGTCGCCGACGCCGCCTTTGCCTATCGCCGCGCGGTCGATCTCGGTGCCTGGGGGGTGGAGAACCGCGTCGGCGCGATGGAGCTGAATATCCCCGCCATCAAGGGCATCGGCGATTCGCTGATCTATCTCGTCGACCGCTATGGCGGGCGCGGCAGCATCTATGAGGTCGATTTCGTGCCGCTGCCCGGCGTTGACCAGCATCCGCAGGGCGCCGGCCTGACCTACATCGACCATCTGACCCACAACGTCCACACCGGGCGGATGGAGGAGTGGGCCGACTTCTACACCCGCCTGTTCGGCTTCCGCGAGATCCGCTATTTCGACATCGAAGGCAAGCTGACCGGCCTGCGGTCGAAGGCGATGACCAGCCCCTGCGGCAAGATCCGCATCCCGATCAACGAGTCCGCCGACAACAAGTCGCAGATCGTCGAATATCTCCGCGACTACAAAGGCGAAGGCATCCAGCACGTTGCACTCGGCACCAACGACATCATCCACACGGTGGAGTTGATGCGCGGCATGGGCACCCCGTTCCAGGACACGCCCGACACCTATTACGAGCGTGTCGACGGCCGCGTACCCGGCCACAATCAGGATCTGAAGCGCCTCCAGGCCAACCGGATCCTGATCGACGGCGCCCCGACCGAGGGCCAGGGCCTGTTGCTGCAAATCTTCACCCAGAACGTCATCGGCCCGATCTTCTTCGAGATCATCCAGCGCATCGGCAACGAGGGCTTCGGCGAGGGCAACTTCAAGGCCCTGTTCGAATCCATCGAACTCGACCAGATCCGTCGCGGCGTGCTGAGCGAGAACGCGGCCTGA
- a CDS encoding phosphate/phosphite/phosphonate ABC transporter substrate-binding protein, with protein sequence MTKRLFAGLTAFCSAILCGLAASAPSPALADEQAFRIGIAPHTSARVIIEQYQPVRRAVEAALGRPVEIMTAPDFTAFARRAVDQEYDIAVTTGHQAELLRKDAGYLPLLTYKSDFRAVLVTAAKGPHQTVQSLAGTTVLGLSPSSLVTLWGQHWLADQKLANIQLRYVSAADSVAQLILAGDASAGFMSLANRAKLAPEVQAQLSTIAESQPMAGRVYMLNGKQAALAEPLRKALFAFGETAEGRTYFDANQLGGYRPVTDAELEAMEPLADEVRSVLKAGK encoded by the coding sequence ATGACCAAGCGACTGTTCGCCGGCCTCACCGCCTTCTGTTCGGCCATCCTGTGCGGCCTTGCGGCCAGCGCGCCGTCCCCGGCCCTGGCGGACGAGCAGGCGTTCCGCATCGGCATCGCCCCGCACACCAGTGCCCGCGTCATCATCGAACAGTATCAACCCGTCCGCCGCGCGGTGGAGGCGGCGCTGGGCCGCCCGGTGGAAATCATGACGGCCCCCGACTTCACCGCCTTCGCCCGCCGGGCGGTCGACCAGGAATACGACATCGCGGTCACCACCGGCCATCAGGCCGAACTGCTGCGCAAGGACGCCGGCTATCTGCCACTGCTGACCTACAAGTCGGATTTCCGCGCCGTTCTGGTTACCGCTGCCAAGGGCCCGCACCAGACGGTGCAGTCGCTGGCCGGCACCACGGTGCTGGGACTCAGTCCGTCGTCGCTGGTGACCTTGTGGGGCCAGCACTGGCTGGCCGACCAGAAGCTGGCGAACATCCAGCTCCGTTACGTCAGCGCCGCCGACAGCGTAGCGCAGCTGATCCTGGCGGGCGACGCGTCGGCCGGCTTCATGTCGCTGGCCAACCGTGCCAAGCTGGCGCCGGAGGTGCAGGCCCAGCTGTCCACCATCGCCGAAAGCCAGCCGATGGCCGGCCGCGTCTATATGCTGAACGGCAAGCAGGCGGCCCTGGCCGAACCGCTGCGCAAGGCCCTGTTCGCCTTCGGCGAGACGGCGGAGGGCAGGACCTATTTCGACGCCAACCAGTTGGGCGGTTACCGCCCGGTCACCGACGCGGAGCTGGAGGCGATGGAGCCACTCGCCGACGAGGTCCGGAGCGTTCTGAAGGCCGGGAAATGA
- a CDS encoding response regulator, translating to MILSRLAPWKTLRGRMLTAAMAVEAIMLTLLVANSVRLLYGSLAEQAQLHAEQVAPVLNAALVAPLAQRDYATLQAVLDESRSTGGVLYLAVSDSKGKLVATSGWPQDRALPAPDPALTLGAKDGVARYDVMVPVSLAGQKLGTVQFGLDLSHIVQARRDLLTQGIAIALSEILLSAGLLTLLGLWLTRHLAALARASERVAAGDYSPPELAEGDDDIGRLGAAFNTMSHAIKERVDQLTVALDEQEALARDVEQERARLSALLSAMDFGVLFVGGDGRIAYANPAFSGLFAIAGAPVGQRLDETLANAGNAPRDTDHTLLSAVDGDERREMTLTDGRIVSWHNVPVRNAAGSAIGKLWLCIDVTEPRRAAEQLIQAKEKAEAASRSKTEFLATVSHELRTPMNGVLGNLTLLADASLPSAEKRLADIARRSAETLLRLLDDILDLSKLEARRIDLEEADCALPQLIDGVLDVLRPNATDKGLDLSARLMPSVPEVIVTDPARLRQILFNLVGNAVKFTEEGHIALRVRRLDRDPAEFVSYGHPDSFLLEFEVEDTGIGIAPDSVPTLFDRFTQADSSITRRYGGTGLGLAICRDLCLLMGGSIAVDTAPGRGSVFRFTIVARPGDPSALRRIDGGHGTSLGEAARIAALPPLRVLAVDDIEVNRDIVRGILERAGHSVALAASGGEAVRMVRDQSFDLVLMDIQMPGMDGLTATRRVRELPGTKGSVPILALTAHASGSSRPECLSAGMNGFVTKPLRPALLFAEMASVLGGGDNGGMPAPQPTAPESKSPEADMTDIPDADLLDEEQVSLLLEVLTADDWNASIAGFTDNGRKTIDSLIAQARAGEPHNRTAHTLKGTSLNLGAVALGRLAKELEHAPAAAVLEQDKRLYDLLERSIAALATRTPINV from the coding sequence ATGATCCTGTCCCGTCTGGCGCCCTGGAAGACGCTGCGTGGCCGCATGCTGACCGCCGCCATGGCGGTCGAGGCGATCATGCTGACCCTGCTGGTCGCCAACAGCGTGCGCCTGCTCTATGGCAGCCTCGCCGAACAGGCCCAGCTGCATGCGGAGCAGGTGGCGCCGGTGCTGAACGCCGCCCTGGTGGCGCCGCTGGCCCAGCGCGACTATGCGACCCTTCAGGCGGTGCTGGACGAAAGCCGCTCCACCGGCGGTGTGCTCTATCTCGCCGTCAGCGACAGCAAGGGCAAGCTGGTGGCGACCAGCGGCTGGCCGCAGGACCGTGCGCTGCCCGCCCCCGACCCGGCCCTGACGCTGGGCGCGAAGGACGGCGTCGCCCGTTATGACGTGATGGTGCCGGTGTCCCTGGCCGGACAGAAGCTGGGCACCGTGCAGTTCGGCCTGGATCTGTCCCACATCGTCCAGGCGCGTCGCGACCTGCTGACCCAGGGCATCGCCATCGCCCTGTCGGAGATCCTGCTGTCGGCCGGACTGCTCACCCTGCTCGGCCTGTGGCTGACCCGTCATCTGGCGGCATTGGCGCGGGCCAGCGAACGGGTGGCGGCCGGCGACTACAGCCCGCCGGAACTGGCGGAGGGCGACGACGACATCGGCCGGCTTGGCGCCGCCTTCAACACCATGTCCCACGCCATCAAGGAGCGCGTCGACCAGCTGACCGTGGCGCTCGACGAGCAGGAGGCGCTCGCCCGCGACGTGGAGCAGGAGCGCGCCCGCCTGTCGGCGCTCTTGTCGGCGATGGATTTCGGCGTGCTGTTCGTCGGCGGCGACGGCCGCATCGCCTATGCCAACCCCGCCTTCTCCGGCCTGTTCGCGATCGCCGGGGCGCCGGTCGGCCAAAGGCTGGACGAGACGCTGGCCAATGCCGGCAATGCCCCGCGCGACACCGACCATACGCTGCTGTCGGCGGTGGATGGCGACGAACGGCGGGAGATGACGCTGACCGACGGACGGATCGTCAGCTGGCACAATGTGCCGGTGCGGAATGCCGCGGGATCCGCCATCGGCAAGCTGTGGCTGTGCATCGACGTGACCGAGCCGCGGCGCGCCGCCGAGCAGCTGATCCAGGCCAAGGAGAAGGCGGAGGCGGCCAGCCGGTCGAAGACCGAATTCCTGGCGACGGTCAGCCACGAGCTGCGCACGCCGATGAACGGCGTGCTGGGCAACCTGACCCTGCTGGCCGACGCCTCCCTTCCGTCGGCGGAGAAGCGGCTGGCCGACATCGCCCGGCGGTCGGCCGAGACGCTGCTGCGGCTGCTGGACGATATCCTGGATCTGTCCAAGCTGGAGGCCCGCCGGATCGATCTGGAGGAGGCGGACTGCGCCCTGCCCCAGCTGATCGACGGCGTGCTTGATGTCCTGCGTCCGAATGCCACCGACAAGGGGCTGGACCTGTCGGCCCGGCTGATGCCGTCGGTGCCGGAGGTGATCGTCACCGACCCGGCCCGGCTGCGCCAGATCCTGTTCAATCTGGTCGGCAACGCGGTGAAATTTACCGAAGAGGGCCACATCGCCTTGCGGGTGCGCCGGCTGGACCGTGACCCTGCCGAGTTCGTCTCCTACGGCCATCCCGACTCCTTCCTGCTGGAATTCGAGGTGGAGGACACCGGCATCGGCATCGCGCCCGACTCGGTGCCGACCCTGTTCGACCGCTTCACCCAGGCCGACAGCTCCATCACCCGGCGCTATGGCGGCACCGGGCTTGGGCTGGCGATCTGCCGCGACCTCTGCCTGCTGATGGGCGGCAGCATCGCGGTCGACACCGCCCCCGGCCGCGGCAGCGTCTTCCGCTTCACCATCGTCGCCCGTCCCGGCGACCCGTCGGCCCTGCGCCGCATCGATGGTGGCCACGGCACCAGCCTGGGCGAGGCCGCGCGCATCGCCGCCTTGCCGCCCCTGCGGGTGCTGGCGGTCGACGACATCGAGGTGAACCGCGACATCGTCCGCGGCATTCTGGAACGGGCCGGCCACAGCGTGGCGCTGGCCGCCAGCGGCGGCGAGGCCGTGCGCATGGTGCGCGACCAGTCCTTCGACCTCGTGCTGATGGACATCCAGATGCCGGGAATGGACGGGCTGACCGCCACCCGCCGCGTGCGCGAACTGCCGGGAACCAAGGGCAGCGTCCCCATCCTGGCGCTGACCGCCCATGCCTCGGGCAGTTCGCGGCCGGAATGCCTGTCGGCGGGAATGAATGGTTTCGTCACCAAGCCCTTGCGCCCCGCCCTGCTCTTCGCCGAAATGGCGTCGGTGCTGGGCGGCGGCGACAATGGCGGCATGCCGGCTCCCCAGCCGACCGCTCCCGAATCCAAGTCTCCGGAGGCTGACATGACCGATATCCCGGACGCCGACCTTCTGGATGAGGAGCAGGTCTCGCTGCTGCTGGAGGTGCTGACGGCCGACGACTGGAACGCCTCCATCGCCGGCTTCACCGACAATGGCCGCAAGACCATCGACAGCCTGATCGCCCAGGCCCGCGCCGGGGAGCCGCACAACCGCACCGCCCACACGCTGAAGGGCACCTCGCTGAATCTCGGCGCCGTCGCCCTCGGCCGGCTGGCGAAAGAGCTGGAACACGCCCCCGCCGCCGCGGTTCTGGAGCAGGACAAGCGGCTCTACGACCTGCTCGAGCGCTCCATCGCCGCCCTCGCCACCCGAACGCCGATCAACGTCTGA